CCTGAACATGAGGCATCCACGAGTGCTGCAGCTGATCATGGACAGCCTGCGTTACTGGGTGCAGGAGATGCACGTGGATGGATTTCGTTTCGACCTGGCAGCCGCGCTGGCCCGGGAACTGCATGAGGTGGACCGGTTGGGAGCGTTTCTGGACATCATCCACCAGGATCCGTTGATCTCGCAGGTCAAGCTGATCGCCGAGCCATGGGACTTAGGCGAGGGGGGATACCAGGTAGGCAAGTTTCCGGTGGGATGGGCAGAGTGGAATGACCGCTATCGAGACACGGTGCGTTCTTATTGGAAGGGCGATGGCGGACGGATAGGGGAATTGGCTTATCGGCTGACGGGATCGAGCGATCTTTACGAACATAGCGGAAGGCGCCCCTATGCCAGCATCAATTTCGTGACCGCCCACGACGGCTTTACGCTGGAAGATCTGGTCAGCTACAACCAAAAACATAACGAGGCCAACGGAGAAGAAAACCGCGACGGCACCGACAACAACCTGAGCTGGAACTGCGGAGTGGAAGGCCCGACGGAGGATCCGGCGGTGAACGCGCTGCGCCGCCAGCAGAAGCGGAATTTTCTGGCCACGCTGCTGCTGTCGCAGGGTGTTCCTATGCTGCTGGCCGGGGACGAGATCGGGCATACGCAGGGTGGTAACAACAATGCCTACTGTCAGGATAATGAGATCAGCTGGCTGGACTGGGGCACGCACAATTGGGAAGTGCTGTCGTTCGTGCAGCGGATGATCCGGTTGCGCCGCCGGCACCCGGTTTTTCGCCGGCGCAATTTTTTTCAAGGCAGACCGATCAAAGGCGCCGGCATCAAGGACATTCTGTGGCTCGGTCCTGACGGACACGAGATGAGCGACGAGGAGTGGAACCAATCGCACACGAATTGTGTGGGGGTTTACTTTGCGGGCGAAGGCCTGCAGGAGCAGGGCTACCGTGGAGAAGCCATTCGTGATGAAAATTTTCTTTTGATGCTGAATGCGCATCACGAAGAAGTCCCATTTCACCTGCCCCTCTTGCGACCGGGCGCGAGCTGGCAATGCATGCTGGATACCACCGGGCCGCTGGGATCGTATGAAGCCGGAAGCGGCTATCCGCTGCACGCGCGATCGCTGGCATTGCTGATGGAGCGCCGCCAGGCTCAACCAGCGGCAACCATTGGTGCGGATAATAATCATGATCGCGGCCAGGAATGAGCGAGAGCGATGAAAGCGCGGACGATTCCCGTCGCGACCTATCGCCTGCAGTTCAACCGCGAATTTACGTTCCGGCAAGCAGCGGAGCTGGTGCCCTACCTTAAGGAGTTAGGGATCAGCCACTGCTATGCATCACCTTATCTCAGGGCGCGTCCCGGCAGTACCCACGGCTACGACATTATCGATCACAACACGTTAAATCCGGAGATCGGCAGCCGGGAAGACTTCGAGCACTTCGTCAGCACGCTCCATGAACATGGCATGAGCCACATCCTGGATGTGGTGCCCAACCACATGGGAGTGATGGGGAGCGATAACGCGTGGTGGCTGGATGTGCTGGAGGACGGAGAAGCGTCCGTTTATGCGGAGTACTTTGATATCGACTGGGAACCGATCAAGGAAGAACTACACGGCAAGGTGCTGGTGCCGATCCTGGCCGATCAGTACGGGAACGTGCTCGAGGCAGGAGACCTGAAGCTGACTTTCAACCAGGAGGCAGGGGAATTCAGCATCTTCTATCACCAGCACCGGTTTCCCATCGATCCCAAAGAATATCCACGAATTCTGAACATGGGAGGGGAGCGCTTGCCAGAGCGGCTGGAAGCGACGAATCCTGACCTTCTCGAGCTGCAAAGTGTCGCCACAGCGTTCTCTCACCTGCCAGGACATCGAGAAAAGGCGGCAGAGAAGGCGGCAGAGCGAACCCGCGAAAAGGAGGTTCAGAAGCGGCGATTGGCGGCACTGTGCGCCCGGTCGCCGGAAATTCGGGAGTTTATCAACGACAACGTTCGCGTACTGAATGGTACTGTAGGCGATCCCAGAAGCTTCGATGATTTACACGAGCTGATCAAGGCGCAGGCTTATCGTCTGGCACAGTGGCGAGCGGCTGCCGACGACATCAACTATCGACGATTCTTCGATATCAACGATCTTGCCGCGCTGCGGATGGAGAACGAAGCGGTTTTCAAAGCCACGCACGGTCTGGTCCTGAAGCTGGTGGGCGAAGGAAAACTGGAGGGGCTGCGAATCGATCATCCGGACGGCCTGTACGATCCGGCGCAATACCTGGAGCGCCTGCAGGCGGAGGCGGCCGCGGCTTCGGCGGGCGGCGATTCGCAAGCCAAACGGGATGGGCTATATGTGGTGGTGGAAAAGATCCTCACAGGCGAGGAACGCCTGCGGGAGGATTGGCCGGTTTCCGGAACCACAGGATATGAATTCACCAATCAGGTGAACGGGTTGTTTGTGGACCATACGGCCGTTACCAAGATAGAGCGCTTGTATCACGCTTTCATTGGAAAGGG
The sequence above is drawn from the Terriglobales bacterium genome and encodes:
- the glgX gene encoding glycogen debranching protein GlgX encodes the protein MTFQSTPIVWPGSPYPLGATWDGEGVNFSLFSEHAEHVDLCLFDSGGRRELYRIRMEEQTDQVWHCYLPEARPGLLYGYRVHGPYDPAHGQRFNPNKLLLDPYAKDIQGTLRWSDGHFGYRIGHKLEDMSFDRRDNAAGMPKSKVIDPAFTWGADRPPRIPWHESIIYELHVRGFTQRHPDIPEALRGTYAGLATAPAIEHLRHLGITAVELMPVHYFIDDRRLVDRGLRNYWGYNSIGYFAPEARYSATGSVSEFKTMVKTLHSAGIEVILDVVYNHTAEGNQLGPTLLFRGIDNLAYYRLVPDNPRYYIDYTGTGNSLNMRHPRVLQLIMDSLRYWVQEMHVDGFRFDLAAALARELHEVDRLGAFLDIIHQDPLISQVKLIAEPWDLGEGGYQVGKFPVGWAEWNDRYRDTVRSYWKGDGGRIGELAYRLTGSSDLYEHSGRRPYASINFVTAHDGFTLEDLVSYNQKHNEANGEENRDGTDNNLSWNCGVEGPTEDPAVNALRRQQKRNFLATLLLSQGVPMLLAGDEIGHTQGGNNNAYCQDNEISWLDWGTHNWEVLSFVQRMIRLRRRHPVFRRRNFFQGRPIKGAGIKDILWLGPDGHEMSDEEWNQSHTNCVGVYFAGEGLQEQGYRGEAIRDENFLLMLNAHHEEVPFHLPLLRPGASWQCMLDTTGPLGSYEAGSGYPLHARSLALLMERRQAQPAATIGADNNHDRGQE